From one Physeter macrocephalus isolate SW-GA chromosome 18, ASM283717v5, whole genome shotgun sequence genomic stretch:
- the ANKRD66 gene encoding ankyrin repeat domain-containing protein 66, whose amino-acid sequence MELTKLSDMTKLHQAVAAADYHSVKMILKKGFCDPNYKDVDWNDRTPLHWAAIKGHMEVLKLLIEHGARPCLVTDVGWTAAHFAAESGHLNVLKTLHALHAAIDAPDFFGDTPKRIAQIYGQKACVAFLEQAEPQCRDHRQVTKQKGLQLDQRDEDWEAKKEELELSLPSSKQNTNKKKNKTRGATRLSNTKERRV is encoded by the exons ATGGAATTGACCAAACTGTCCGACATGACAAAACTCCACCAAGCTGTAGCTGCTGCGGACTACCATTCAGTGAAAATGATTTTGAAGAAAGGTTTCTGTGACCCAAACTACAAGGATGTGGACTGGAATGACCGAACCCCACTTCACTGGGCTGCGATCAAGG GACACATGGAGGTGCTGAAGCTCCTGATAGAACACGGGGCCAGGCCCTGCCTGGTAACTGATGTGGGCTGGACCGCCGCTCATTTCGCAGCTGAATCGGGCCATCTGAACGTGCTCAAAACTCTCCATGCCCTGCACGCCGCCATCGACGCCCCTGACTTCTTTGGAGACACACCAAAGAGGATCGCACAGATCTATGGGCAGAAAGCCTGTGTAGCATTCCTGGAGCA GGCTGAGCCCCAGTGCCGGGACCACCGCCAGGTCACCAAGCAGAAGGGGCTGCAGCTTGATCAGCGGGATGAAGACTGGGAGGCCAAGAAGGAGGAGCTGGAGctgtctcttccttcctcaaAGCAAAAcactaataagaaaaagaataagactCGAGGCGCCACCAGGCTCAGCAATACCAAGGAGAGGAGAGTGTGA